ACACAGTCTCCTGTAAATCGGATGATTTTCTAATTAATTTCGTTGTCGTTATCTATATTTCAACAGATAAATAAAGCACAAGAGAATAAACGCCGTTTAATTTCAACGTTTCACCAATCATTCTATGGGATTTGATTGAACTCGTAACCCTGTACGTAATTGAAACCTACTAAAGAATGTTTAGATAGGCCCGGTGACGGCcctatttttgttttgataacACGACCATTTTTTGATAGGAATATTAGGGTCGAAGTTGTCAATCATTTAggagttttatttttcatgaGAAGATAACAAAATATCAGATCTGTGCACAATCGATGACGAAGgaattaaaataaaaacagtGTGGCATAATACAATTCAATAAGTCTTATAATTTAGCCAACTGTCATAGCTATCATGAACGTTAATTCTGATTGGCAGATGGTAGGGATTTTAGAATTTTTGATAAGTTCCTGCTTACCTAGTTTAAATTCCTGcatttttgtttgtgtcaactttgatttttattgaGTTAGCTTAATTACAGATACTTCAAAACAATCCYRATCCTGATGAGAAGGAGGTATTGTCTACAGCAACAATGCAACCAGACTTAAATTAGTACTATTTCGatgtttaataataaaaatttcaaaaatcatacaataaaaaatcaaacaagcgaagattatcaatatttggaGAAACAATCTTGAGAtgtttttaattattgataaCGATAAGACTAAATGACTGCgaaaattaaacaaaagaaCCCTAAGTGAAAAGTTTTCATCGAAACAATTCATATAAATTGAAGATGACATTCCTTCAATATTCATTAAAGTCTTGTTTGGTTTtcctttcttcttctcaaGCATACTTTGATCTTTTGATTAACTACTCccaaccaaaacaaaataagtTGAATAAATACTTTCCTGCTATTGCATTGTCATTGTCACAAGTTCATTCAAAACATTTCttacattttcaaatttaatacttatttatttcaataatcaaaaatggCTGATTCATATGTCCCATTACCACAGAGTGCTGGTTATGCTGTGGTTGTTGGTTTAGGATTTGTCTTTGCATTTGGTATGATGCTTACAACATATATTTTAAGAAGATACAACAAAGAGGTCATGACGGCAGAAGAATTTGCAACAGCCGGTAGATCTGTCAAGACTGGGTTAATTGCTGCATGTATTGTTCTGAGTTGGACATGGAGTGCCACTTTAAACGGATCAACAAGTCAAGTTTATAATAATGGTGTTTGTGGGCTGATCTTTTATGCCATGGGTGCTACTGTTCAAATCACTTTGTTTGCATGTCTTGCTATCAAGGCAAGAGAACGTGCTCCTGCTGCACATACatatttggaaattgtCAAAGGTAGATATGGTACCACTACCCATTTcgtttatattttttggGGGATAGTCACCAATATATTAGTGACATCAATGTTGCTTAGTGGTGGAAGTGCCACTGTCAATGACTTGACTGGAATGAATATTGTTGCTGCCATATTACTTTTACCTTTAGGGGTTGTGATCTATACACTTTTTGGTGGTATCAAAGCTACATTTTTGACTGACTATGCCCATACTGTTGTTTTGATTGTGattatctttatttttgCATTTACTACTTGGGCCACGTCCTCGAAATTAGGTTCGCCACAAGCTGTTTGGGAAATAGTTACCAAGTTGGCAGAATCAAATCCAAGAGAAGGCAATGCTGGTGGATCCTATTTTACCATGCATTCCAGATCTGGTGGTATGTTTTTCgttatcaatatcattggAAATTTTGGAACTGTGTTTTTGGATAATGGTTACTTCAACAAGGCATTTGCTGCCAATCCACTGTCTACTTATAAGGGATACATTTTTGGAAGTCTTGCATGGTGTGCTATTCCTGCCTTGTGTTCATTAACTATGGGATTTGCCGCCTTGGCATTAGAACACACTGAATACTGGCCATTGGGTAGACCAATGACTGCTGCTGAAGTTGCTTCTGGTTTGGTTTTGCCTAATGCTGCCAGTGCCCTTTTGGGTAAAGCTGGTGCAGTGTTAGCTTTGTTGATGGTATTTATGGCTGTAACTTCAGCTATGAGTGCTGAATTGATTGCTGTATCCACAATTGCAACATATGATATTTACAGAACTTACATCAACCCTAACGCTTcaggaaaaaaattgatttgggTTTCCCATTTGTCAACAGTTATCTTTGCTTACACTATGGCTGGGTTTGCCATTGGTCTTTACTACGCTAAAGTTTCCATGGGTTACTTGTACGAAATGATGGGTGTCATTATTGGTGGTGCTGTGTTGTCCTCTGCTTTGACAATTTTATCCAAACGTCAAAACTGGCATGCTGCAACATTTAGTCCAATAATTTCCACAGCCTTGGCCATTATGGCATGGTTAGTATGcaccaagaaaaagttTGGCTCTGTTActtatttgaaaacatttgAAGACGACGCTATGTTGACTGGTAATTGTGTTGCCTTATTGACaccatttattattgtccCAATTCTTacatttatatttaaaCCACAGAATTTTGATTGGAAATTGTTGGACCAAAGGATTACTCGTGttgacgaagaagaagaattagcTGAAGCCTTGGGTGGTACTGTCTCGAGTGACCCAGAAAGACTTCATCCTATCAAATCCCAAATTTCTGTGATTGCCAGTCAAT
This genomic stretch from Candida albicans SC5314 chromosome 1, complete sequence harbors:
- the DUR3 gene encoding Dur3p (High affinity spermidine transporter; expression is induced by urea; fungal-specific (no human or murine homolog); not required for virulence in a mouse intravenous model), translated to MADSYVPLPQSAGYAVVVGLGFVFAFGMMLTTYILRRYNKEVMTAEEFATAGRSVKTGLIAACIVSSWTWSATLNGSTSQVYNNGVCGSIFYAMGATVQITLFACLAIKARERAPAAHTYLEIVKGRYGTTTHFVYIFWGIVTNILVTSMLLSGGSATVNDLTGMNIVAAILLLPLGVVIYTLFGGIKATFLTDYAHTVVLIVIIFIFAFTTWATSSKLGSPQAVWEIVTKLAESNPREGNAGGSYFTMHSRSGGMFFVINIIGNFGTVFLDNGYFNKAFAANPSSTYKGYIFGSLAWCAIPALCSLTMGFAALALEHTEYWPLGRPMTAAEVASGLVLPNAASALLGKAGAVLALLMVFMAVTSAMSAELIAVSTIATYDIYRTYINPNASGKKLIWVSHLSTVIFAYTMAGFAIGLYYAKVSMGYLYEMMGVIIGGAVLSSALTILSKRQNWHAATFSPIISTALAIMAWLVCTKKKFGSVTYLKTFEDDAMLTGNCVALLTPFIIVPILTFIFKPQNFDWKLLDQRITRVDEEEELAEALGGTVSSDPERLHPIKSQISVIASQLVEGEREQYQKEKEILNKSFKICCIVCCTLAICLVVLFPMPLYGTKYIFSKKFFTGWVVVFIIWLFYSAFQVIIFPIWESRTDLYHTFRGIYWDLTGQTYKLKAWQNEHPEEMHAVRSQLQAQLSRTAVTHEIVDGKAFGDGYVTPANIDDALEEKKG